A genomic stretch from Mycobacterium cookii includes:
- the hsaC gene encoding iron-dependent extradiol dioxygenase HsaC — MSIRSLGYLRIEATDMAAWREYGLKVLGMVEGKGSTEGALYLRMDDFPARLVIVPGQHDRLSEAGWECANAEGLQEIRNRLDLEGTPYKEATAAELADRRVDEMIRFSDPSGNGLEVFHGAALEHRRVVSPYGHKFVTGEQGLGHVVLTTRDDAETLHFYRDVLGFKLRDSMRLPPQLVGRPADGAPAWLRFLGCNPRHHSLAFMPGQTPSGIVHLMVEVQEADDVGLCLDRALRRKVPMSATLGRHVNDLMLSFYMKTPGGFDIEFGCEGRQVDDHDWIARESTAVSLWGHDFTVGFKS; from the coding sequence ATGAGCATCCGATCACTGGGCTACCTGCGCATCGAAGCCACCGACATGGCGGCGTGGCGGGAGTACGGCCTGAAAGTCCTCGGCATGGTCGAGGGCAAGGGCAGCACCGAGGGCGCGCTCTACCTGCGGATGGACGACTTCCCTGCGCGGCTGGTGATCGTGCCGGGCCAGCACGACCGGTTGTCGGAGGCGGGCTGGGAATGCGCGAACGCCGAAGGGCTGCAAGAGATCCGGAACCGGCTCGACCTCGAAGGGACGCCGTACAAAGAGGCCACCGCTGCCGAACTGGCAGACCGTCGGGTCGACGAGATGATCCGGTTCTCCGACCCCTCGGGCAACGGCCTGGAAGTCTTCCACGGTGCCGCGCTCGAACATCGCCGCGTCGTCAGCCCCTATGGGCACAAGTTCGTCACCGGAGAGCAGGGTCTGGGTCACGTGGTGCTGACCACCCGCGATGACGCGGAAACCTTGCATTTCTACCGCGACGTGCTGGGCTTTAAGCTTCGTGACTCGATGCGACTGCCGCCGCAGTTGGTGGGCCGACCCGCTGACGGGGCGCCGGCGTGGCTGCGGTTTTTGGGCTGCAACCCGCGTCACCACAGCCTGGCCTTCATGCCCGGGCAGACGCCCAGTGGCATCGTGCACCTGATGGTCGAAGTCCAAGAGGCCGACGACGTCGGGCTGTGCCTGGATCGCGCGCTGCGGCGCAAGGTGCCGATGTCGGCCACGCTGGGCCGCCACGTCAACGACCTGATGCTGTCGTTCTACATGAAGACGCCTGGTGGATTCGACATCGAATTCGGTTGCGAAGGAAGACAAGTCGACGACCACGACTGGATCGCCAGGGAAAGCACCGCGGTCAGCCTGTGGGGCCACGACTTCACCGTCGGCTTCAAGAGCTAG
- a CDS encoding ferredoxin--NADP reductase, translated as MTDAVPDEPLGSHVLELEIADVVAETDDARSLVFRLPDDAETPADRLRYAPGQFLTLRVPSDRTGSVARCYSLCSSPFTDEALTVTVKRDKDGYASNWLCDHARPGMRIHVLAPSGTFVPKTLDDDFLLLAAGSGITPILSICKSALSEGGGRVVLLYANRDERSVIFGDALRELAAKYPDRLTVVHWLESLQGLPSATALAQLAAPFTDRQAFICGPGPFMAAAREALETLKVPAPQIHLEVFKSLDSDPFAAVKIEHDDSDEPPATAVVELDGQTHTVTWPRKAKLLDVLLDAGLDAPFSCREGHCGACATSLRKGKVNMEVNDVLEQQDLDEGLILACQSHPETDSVEVTYDE; from the coding sequence GTGACGGACGCAGTTCCCGACGAACCGCTCGGCAGCCACGTTCTGGAACTGGAGATCGCCGACGTCGTCGCCGAGACCGACGATGCGCGGTCGTTGGTGTTCAGGCTGCCCGACGATGCCGAGACACCGGCCGACCGGCTGCGCTACGCCCCCGGTCAGTTCCTGACGTTGCGGGTGCCCAGCGACCGCACCGGCTCGGTCGCCCGCTGCTATTCGCTGTGCAGTTCGCCGTTCACCGACGAGGCGCTGACCGTCACCGTCAAGCGCGACAAGGACGGGTACGCGTCGAACTGGCTGTGCGATCACGCTCGCCCCGGCATGCGGATTCACGTGCTGGCGCCGTCGGGCACATTCGTGCCGAAGACGCTCGACGACGACTTCCTGCTGCTCGCCGCGGGCAGCGGCATCACGCCGATCCTGTCGATCTGCAAGTCCGCGCTGTCCGAAGGCGGCGGCCGGGTAGTGCTGCTCTACGCCAACCGCGACGAACGATCGGTGATCTTCGGCGATGCGCTACGCGAGCTCGCGGCCAAATACCCCGACCGACTGACCGTCGTGCATTGGCTGGAGTCGCTGCAAGGATTGCCTTCGGCCACCGCGCTGGCGCAACTGGCCGCCCCGTTCACCGACCGCCAGGCCTTCATCTGCGGGCCCGGGCCGTTCATGGCCGCCGCCCGCGAGGCCCTCGAGACCCTGAAAGTGCCTGCGCCGCAAATACATCTCGAGGTGTTCAAGTCGCTGGACAGCGACCCGTTCGCGGCGGTGAAGATCGAGCACGACGATTCTGACGAGCCGCCGGCCACCGCGGTCGTCGAACTCGACGGACAAACCCACACTGTCACCTGGCCACGCAAAGCCAAACTGCTCGACGTGCTGCTGGACGCCGGCCTGGACGCGCCGTTCTCCTGCCGCGAGGGCCACTGCGGCGCCTGCGCCACCAGCCTGCGCAAAGGCAAGGTGAACATGGAGGTCAACGACGTGCTCGAGCAGCAGGACCTCGACGAAGGGCTGATCCTGGCCTGCCAGTCGCACCCCGAGACCGATTCGGTCGAAGTCACCTACGACGAATAG
- a CDS encoding type 1 glutamine amidotransferase domain-containing protein, with protein sequence MGTVLIPIPDRDFDPTEVAVSWQVLRANGHRVVFATESGAPGVADDIMVSGRGLDLWSAVPVLGAITVVGRALRANKDARGAYREMLQSAEYHNPSSWAQTSLDGIDALLLPGGHRARGMRSYIDSEILHRLVVDAFARGVTVAAICHGVLLAARSVDPATGRSVLYGRRTTALTWALERTAWRLTRVTRFWDPDYYRTYSEDNGQPSGYMSVQSEVTRALESPTDFRDVERGSPHWRKKTSGMARDTATDSRPAFVVDDGAYLSARWPGDTHTFAKVLSQKL encoded by the coding sequence ATGGGCACTGTGCTGATCCCGATTCCCGATCGTGACTTCGACCCGACCGAAGTCGCGGTCAGTTGGCAGGTGCTGCGGGCCAACGGTCACCGGGTGGTGTTCGCCACCGAAAGCGGCGCACCAGGTGTCGCCGACGACATTATGGTCAGCGGCCGCGGTCTCGACTTGTGGTCTGCGGTGCCGGTATTGGGCGCGATCACGGTTGTGGGGCGGGCGCTGCGGGCCAATAAGGATGCCCGTGGCGCCTACCGGGAGATGTTGCAGTCGGCGGAGTACCACAACCCGTCCAGCTGGGCGCAGACCAGTCTCGACGGCATCGACGCGTTGCTGCTTCCCGGCGGCCACCGCGCCCGCGGCATGCGCTCCTACATCGACAGCGAAATCCTGCACCGGCTGGTCGTCGACGCCTTCGCCCGCGGCGTGACCGTTGCCGCGATTTGTCACGGTGTGCTGCTGGCCGCCCGCAGCGTCGATCCCGCCACCGGGCGCTCAGTGCTCTACGGGCGTCGGACCACCGCGCTGACCTGGGCGCTGGAGCGCACCGCATGGCGCCTGACCCGCGTCACCCGGTTCTGGGATCCCGACTACTACCGCACCTACAGCGAGGACAACGGCCAGCCGTCGGGGTACATGTCCGTGCAGTCCGAAGTCACCCGCGCACTGGAAAGCCCGACCGATTTTCGCGACGTCGAACGCGGCTCACCGCACTGGCGGAAGAAGACGTCGGGGATGGCGCGCGACACCGCAACCGATTCGCGACCGGCCTTCGTCGTGGACGACGGCGCCTACCTGTCGGCGCGCTGGCCCGGCGACACCCACACGTTCGCAAAGGTGTTGTCGCAGAAGCTTTGA
- the hsaA gene encoding 3-hydroxy-9,10-secoandrosta-1,3,5(10)-triene-9,17-dione monooxygenase oxygenase subunit — protein MTSIQQRDAQSVLDGIDELLPKLRQRAQETEDLRKLPDATVSELQEIGFFRLLQPEQWGGLQVDPAVFYEAVRRLASACGSTGWVSSIIGVHNWHLALFDQQAQDEVWGDDAHVRVSSSYAPMGAGTVVDGGYLVSGSWNWSSGCDHATWAFLGGPVIKDGRPVDFGSFLIPRTEYRIDDVWHVVGLKGTGSNTVVVKDVFVPRHRFLSYKQMNDGTAGGYQNNTAPVYKMPWGTMHPTTISAPIVGMAYGAYDAHVEHQGKRVRAAFAGEKAKDDPFAKVRIAEAASDIDAAWRQLIGNVGDEYALLSAGKEIPFELRARARRDQVRATGRAIASVDRLFEASGATALANDAPVQRFWRDAHAGRVHAANDPERAYVIFGNNEFGLPPGDTMV, from the coding sequence GTGACGTCCATTCAACAACGTGACGCCCAGTCGGTCCTAGACGGCATCGACGAACTGCTGCCCAAGCTGCGGCAGCGGGCCCAGGAGACCGAGGACCTACGCAAACTGCCGGATGCCACGGTCAGCGAGCTGCAGGAGATCGGCTTCTTCCGGTTGCTGCAGCCCGAGCAGTGGGGCGGCCTGCAAGTCGATCCGGCAGTGTTCTACGAAGCCGTTCGGCGGCTGGCCAGCGCATGCGGGTCCACCGGCTGGGTCAGCTCGATCATCGGCGTGCACAACTGGCATCTGGCGCTGTTCGACCAGCAGGCCCAGGACGAGGTCTGGGGCGATGACGCCCATGTGCGGGTGTCGTCGTCGTACGCCCCGATGGGGGCGGGCACGGTCGTCGATGGCGGTTACTTGGTCAGCGGCTCGTGGAACTGGTCGTCGGGTTGTGACCACGCCACCTGGGCCTTCCTCGGCGGTCCGGTCATCAAGGACGGCCGGCCCGTCGACTTCGGCAGCTTTCTGATCCCGCGTACCGAATACCGCATCGACGATGTCTGGCATGTGGTGGGCCTGAAGGGGACCGGCAGCAACACGGTCGTCGTCAAGGATGTGTTCGTTCCACGGCATCGGTTCCTGTCCTACAAGCAGATGAATGACGGCACCGCGGGCGGCTATCAGAACAACACCGCGCCGGTGTACAAGATGCCGTGGGGCACAATGCATCCCACCACCATCTCGGCACCGATCGTCGGCATGGCCTACGGCGCCTACGACGCGCATGTCGAGCACCAGGGTAAGCGGGTGCGTGCGGCGTTCGCCGGCGAGAAGGCCAAGGACGATCCGTTCGCCAAGGTGCGTATCGCCGAGGCGGCCAGCGACATCGATGCGGCGTGGCGTCAGCTGATCGGCAACGTGGGTGACGAATACGCCCTGTTGTCGGCGGGCAAGGAGATTCCGTTCGAGCTGCGGGCCCGCGCACGACGCGACCAGGTGCGCGCCACCGGACGCGCCATCGCGTCGGTCGACCGGCTGTTCGAGGCCTCCGGTGCCACCGCGCTTGCCAATGACGCACCGGTGCAACGGTTCTGGCGTGACGCACACGCCGGCCGGGTGCACGCGGCCAACGACCCTGAGCGGGCCTACGTGATCTTCGGTAACAACGAGTTCGGGCTGCCGCCCGGCGACACGATGGTCTAA
- the hsaB gene encoding 3-hydroxy-9,10-secoandrosta-1,3,5(10)-triene-9,17-dione monooxygenase reductase subunit produces the protein MAAQIDARIFRNVLGQFCTGITIITTVHDDVPVGFACQSFAALSLDPPLVLFCPTKVSRSWKAIEASGKFCVNMLTESQQNVSARFGSREPDKFAGIDWHTSDLGSPIIDGSLAYIDCTVTSVHDGGDHFVVFGAVQALSEIPEIKPRPLLFYRGDYTGIEPDKTSPAQWRDDLEAFLTTTTQDTWL, from the coding sequence ATGGCCGCGCAGATCGACGCACGCATATTTCGCAATGTGCTGGGCCAGTTCTGCACCGGGATCACGATCATCACCACCGTGCACGACGACGTCCCGGTCGGCTTCGCGTGCCAGTCCTTCGCCGCGTTGTCGTTGGACCCGCCCCTCGTCCTGTTCTGCCCGACCAAGGTGTCGCGGTCCTGGAAGGCCATCGAGGCCAGCGGGAAATTCTGCGTCAACATGTTGACCGAGAGCCAGCAGAACGTCTCGGCGCGCTTCGGCTCGCGGGAGCCGGACAAGTTCGCCGGTATCGACTGGCACACATCGGATTTGGGATCACCGATCATCGACGGTTCGCTGGCCTACATCGACTGCACGGTCACCTCGGTGCACGACGGCGGTGACCACTTCGTGGTGTTCGGCGCGGTCCAGGCGCTTTCCGAAATACCAGAGATCAAGCCGCGGCCACTGCTGTTCTATCGCGGCGACTACACCGGTATCGAACCCGACAAGACCTCACCCGCTCAGTGGCGCGACGACCTGGAGGCGTTCCTGACCACGACCACTCAGGACACCTGGCTGTAG
- a CDS encoding FMN-binding glutamate synthase family protein: protein MAVLWTWVWWIPAVLVAVVAAVGIYDLVQRQHSLLRNYPVLGHMRFLLEALRPEMQQYFIERNFDGRPFDRDVRSLIYERAKGTAAELAFGTERDIDQIGYEYLVHSARPVDPPDEPFRVRIGGPDCARPYDMALMNVSAMSFGALSGNALRALNNGARKGRFAHDTGEGGLTPYHLGGADVVWELGSGYFGARTPDGAFDPDQFADKVAHDLVKCVSIKLSQGAKPGIGGVLPAAKVSKEIAEYRGVPVGEKCVSPAAHSAFHTPRELVKFVARLRELAGGKPVGFKLCVGSRVDVLATCKAMLAEGVTPDFVIVDGAEGGTAAAPLEYEDNIGLPLTDGLMIVHNALVGTGLRDRIRIGASGKVASGNDIIKRLIQGADYTNSARSMMMATGCIQSQRCHTNHCPVGVATQDPRRARALDVADKSERVYRYQKATVAQAMRMMASMGVSDPSMLNPHMLRKRVSPTEQRSYAELYEWLEPGVLLNHAPPSWRSDWESADPDCYAPAGVRPNVVRPG, encoded by the coding sequence ATGGCTGTTCTGTGGACGTGGGTGTGGTGGATTCCCGCGGTCCTGGTCGCCGTTGTCGCGGCGGTCGGCATCTACGACCTGGTCCAACGCCAGCACTCGCTGCTGCGTAACTATCCAGTGCTCGGACACATGCGGTTCCTGCTGGAGGCGCTGCGCCCGGAAATGCAGCAGTACTTCATCGAACGCAACTTCGATGGGCGTCCGTTCGACCGCGACGTCCGGTCGTTGATCTACGAGCGGGCCAAGGGCACCGCCGCGGAGCTGGCGTTCGGGACCGAGCGCGACATCGACCAGATCGGCTACGAGTATCTGGTGCATTCGGCGCGGCCGGTCGATCCCCCCGACGAGCCGTTCCGGGTGCGGATCGGCGGCCCCGATTGCGCGCGACCCTACGACATGGCGCTGATGAACGTCTCGGCGATGAGTTTCGGTGCGCTGTCCGGCAACGCACTGCGCGCGCTGAACAACGGCGCCCGCAAGGGGCGTTTCGCCCACGACACGGGTGAGGGCGGGCTGACTCCCTACCACCTTGGCGGTGCCGACGTGGTGTGGGAGCTCGGCTCAGGCTATTTCGGTGCCCGCACCCCCGACGGCGCCTTCGATCCGGATCAGTTCGCGGACAAGGTAGCTCACGATCTGGTGAAGTGCGTCTCGATCAAGCTGAGCCAGGGCGCGAAACCCGGTATCGGCGGTGTCCTGCCCGCCGCGAAGGTCAGCAAGGAGATCGCCGAATACCGTGGCGTGCCGGTCGGCGAGAAGTGTGTCAGCCCGGCCGCGCATTCGGCGTTTCACACTCCGCGCGAACTGGTGAAGTTCGTGGCGCGACTGCGCGAACTGGCCGGCGGGAAACCGGTGGGCTTCAAGCTGTGCGTGGGTTCCCGTGTCGACGTGCTGGCGACCTGCAAGGCGATGCTGGCCGAAGGGGTGACCCCCGACTTCGTGATCGTGGACGGCGCCGAGGGCGGAACTGCCGCGGCGCCACTGGAATACGAGGACAACATCGGACTTCCGCTGACCGACGGGCTGATGATCGTGCACAACGCCTTGGTGGGAACGGGGCTGCGGGACCGGATACGAATCGGTGCGAGCGGCAAGGTCGCTTCCGGCAACGACATCATCAAGCGGCTGATCCAGGGAGCGGATTACACCAACTCGGCTCGGTCGATGATGATGGCGACGGGCTGCATCCAATCTCAGCGCTGTCACACCAACCACTGCCCAGTCGGCGTCGCCACCCAGGATCCGCGTCGGGCCCGCGCTCTGGACGTGGCCGACAAGAGCGAACGTGTGTACCGCTACCAGAAGGCCACCGTCGCACAGGCGATGCGCATGATGGCCTCGATGGGCGTCTCGGACCCGTCGATGCTCAACCCGCACATGCTTCGCAAACGGGTGTCGCCCACCGAACAACGTTCGTACGCTGAGCTTTACGAATGGCTGGAGCCCGGAGTGCTGCTCAATCATGCGCCGCCCAGCTGGCGTTCGGACTGGGAGAGCGCCGACCCGGATTGCTACGCGCCTGCCGGTGTCCGGCCGAATGTGGTCAGGCCCGGCTAA
- the hsaD gene encoding 4,5:9,10-diseco-3-hydroxy-5,9,17-trioxoandrosta-1(10),2-diene-4-oate hydrolase, producing the protein MTALEELTFESTSRYAEVDVDGPLKLHYHEAGVGNEQTVVLLHGGGPGAASWTNFSRNIPVLARQFHVLAVDQPGYGNSDKRAEHGQFNHYAARALKGLFAHLGLGRVPLVGNSLGGGTAVRFALDYPDNAGKLVLMGPGGLSVNLFAPDPTEGVKRLGKFSVEPTRENLEAFLRVMVHNQKLITPELIDERFALASTPESLTATRAMGMSFSGADFELGMMWREVYKLRQPVLLIWGREDRVNPLDGALVALKTIPRAQLHVFGQCGHWAQVEKFDEFNKLTIDFLGGA; encoded by the coding sequence GTGACGGCATTAGAAGAGCTGACGTTCGAATCCACGTCTCGCTACGCGGAAGTCGACGTCGACGGACCGCTGAAGCTGCACTACCACGAGGCCGGTGTCGGCAACGAGCAGACAGTGGTGCTGCTGCACGGCGGCGGTCCCGGCGCGGCGAGCTGGACGAACTTCTCCCGCAACATCCCGGTGCTGGCCCGGCAGTTTCACGTGCTGGCCGTCGACCAACCCGGCTACGGGAACTCCGACAAGCGCGCGGAGCACGGACAGTTCAACCACTACGCCGCCAGGGCTCTCAAAGGTCTCTTCGCCCATTTGGGCCTGGGACGTGTTCCGCTGGTGGGTAATTCGCTCGGCGGCGGCACCGCGGTCCGGTTCGCACTCGACTACCCGGACAACGCCGGGAAGCTGGTGCTGATGGGACCTGGCGGGCTGAGCGTCAACCTGTTCGCGCCCGATCCCACCGAGGGTGTCAAGCGGCTGGGCAAGTTTTCCGTGGAGCCGACTCGGGAAAACCTCGAGGCGTTCCTGCGGGTCATGGTGCACAACCAGAAGCTGATCACCCCCGAACTGATCGACGAGCGGTTCGCACTGGCGTCCACGCCGGAATCGCTGACGGCGACTCGGGCGATGGGAATGTCCTTCTCGGGAGCTGATTTTGAGCTCGGGATGATGTGGCGCGAGGTTTACAAGCTGCGCCAGCCGGTGTTGCTGATCTGGGGGCGTGAAGACCGGGTCAACCCGTTGGACGGCGCGCTGGTGGCGCTGAAGACCATTCCTCGCGCGCAGCTGCACGTGTTCGGGCAGTGCGGACACTGGGCGCAGGTGGAGAAATTCGACGAATTCAACAAGCTGACCATCGACTTTCTGGGAGGTGCGTGA
- a CDS encoding acyl-CoA dehydrogenase: MVETITDEQFAARELVRDWAAGSGAVAAVRDIEQGEPKAWQPVFAGLAELGLFGVAVPEEHGGAGGSIDDLAAMVEEAAKALVPGPVASTALATLVVSDPALREALASGERTAGVALVADVEFDGARVSGTVPWVLGGVADGLLLVPAGNKTLLIDANSDGVAVEPLQPTDFSRPLARVVLTSAPATVLDVSADRVTDLAATVLAVEAAGITRWALDTAVAYAKVREQFGKPIGSFQAIKHLCAEMLCRAEQVAVAAADAARAAGEGDDSQLSIAAAIAASIAIDAAKANTKDCIQVLGGIGITWEHDAHLYLRRAYGIGQFLGGPARWLRRVAELTQSGVRRNLGIDLSDVADLQPEIADAVAGVAALPDEKRQVGLAEAGLQAPHWPAPYGRGAGPAEQLLIDQELASAGITRPDLVIGWWAAPTILEHGTPEQIERFVPGTLSGEILWCQLFSEPGAGSDLASLRTKAVRVDGGWELTGQKVWTSAAHKAQWGVCLARTDQDAPKHKGITYFLIDMKSPGLLIRPLREITGDNLFNEVFLDGVFVPDELVVGGVNDGWRLARTTLANERVAMAAGTALGNPMEELLAMVAKLDIDVAQQDQLGRLIITAQAGALLDQRIAQLAVGGQDPGAQSSVRKLVGVRYRQALAEYRMDLSDGAGLVEHDKLVHDFLNTRCLTIAGGTEQILLTLAAERLLGLPR; the protein is encoded by the coding sequence ATGGTTGAGACCATCACCGACGAACAGTTTGCGGCGCGGGAATTGGTGCGTGACTGGGCCGCCGGATCCGGCGCGGTGGCGGCGGTCCGGGATATCGAGCAGGGTGAGCCGAAAGCCTGGCAGCCCGTCTTCGCCGGCCTCGCCGAATTGGGCCTGTTCGGCGTCGCGGTCCCCGAGGAACACGGCGGCGCGGGTGGCAGCATCGACGACCTCGCGGCCATGGTCGAGGAGGCCGCCAAGGCCCTGGTGCCCGGCCCGGTGGCCAGCACCGCGCTGGCCACGCTGGTCGTGTCCGACCCGGCTCTGCGCGAGGCGCTCGCGTCGGGGGAGCGCACCGCCGGGGTGGCGCTGGTCGCCGATGTCGAATTCGACGGCGCCCGGGTATCGGGCACTGTGCCGTGGGTGCTGGGCGGCGTCGCCGACGGCTTGCTGCTGGTGCCGGCCGGGAATAAGACGTTGCTCATCGACGCGAATTCCGACGGTGTCGCCGTCGAGCCGCTGCAGCCGACGGACTTCTCCCGGCCGCTGGCGCGGGTGGTGCTGACGTCGGCGCCGGCCACCGTGCTGGACGTGTCCGCCGACCGGGTCACGGACTTGGCCGCGACGGTCCTGGCCGTCGAGGCAGCGGGCATCACCCGGTGGGCGCTCGACACCGCCGTCGCCTATGCCAAGGTGCGTGAGCAGTTCGGCAAACCGATCGGCAGCTTCCAGGCAATCAAGCACCTGTGCGCCGAGATGCTGTGCCGCGCCGAGCAGGTCGCGGTGGCCGCCGCCGACGCCGCACGGGCGGCGGGCGAGGGCGACGACAGCCAACTGTCGATCGCCGCTGCCATCGCCGCGAGCATCGCGATCGACGCCGCCAAGGCCAACACCAAGGACTGCATCCAGGTGCTCGGCGGCATCGGCATCACCTGGGAACACGACGCGCATCTGTACCTGCGACGGGCGTACGGCATCGGGCAGTTTCTCGGCGGTCCCGCGCGCTGGCTGCGCCGTGTCGCCGAGTTGACCCAGAGCGGCGTGCGCCGCAACCTCGGCATCGACCTCAGCGACGTCGCCGACCTGCAGCCCGAGATCGCCGACGCGGTCGCCGGTGTCGCCGCGCTGCCCGACGAAAAGCGTCAGGTAGGCCTCGCGGAGGCGGGTCTGCAGGCGCCGCACTGGCCGGCGCCGTATGGCCGCGGCGCCGGACCCGCCGAGCAGTTGCTGATCGACCAGGAATTGGCATCGGCCGGTATCACCCGTCCCGACCTGGTTATCGGCTGGTGGGCCGCGCCGACCATCCTCGAACACGGCACCCCGGAGCAAATCGAGCGTTTCGTACCCGGCACTCTGAGCGGCGAAATCCTTTGGTGCCAACTATTTTCCGAGCCCGGAGCCGGCTCCGACCTGGCGTCGCTGCGCACGAAGGCGGTGCGGGTCGACGGCGGATGGGAGCTCACCGGCCAGAAGGTGTGGACGTCGGCGGCGCACAAGGCGCAGTGGGGGGTGTGCCTGGCCAGAACGGACCAAGACGCCCCAAAGCATAAAGGGATCACCTACTTCCTGATCGACATGAAGTCGCCCGGCCTCCTGATTCGGCCGCTGCGCGAGATCACCGGCGACAACCTGTTCAACGAGGTCTTCCTGGACGGCGTATTCGTGCCCGACGAGTTGGTGGTCGGTGGCGTGAACGACGGCTGGCGGTTGGCTCGCACGACGCTGGCCAACGAGCGGGTCGCGATGGCCGCGGGCACCGCATTGGGCAACCCGATGGAAGAACTGCTCGCAATGGTCGCGAAGCTGGATATCGATGTGGCCCAGCAGGATCAGCTGGGACGCCTGATCATCACCGCCCAGGCCGGCGCGCTGCTGGACCAGCGGATCGCCCAGCTCGCGGTGGGCGGTCAGGACCCTGGCGCGCAGTCCAGTGTGCGCAAACTCGTCGGCGTGCGTTACCGGCAGGCGCTCGCCGAATACCGGATGGACCTATCGGACGGGGCAGGCCTCGTTGAGCACGACAAGCTGGTGCACGACTTCCTCAACACCCGCTGCCTGACCATCGCCGGCGGTACCGAGCAGATCCTGCTGACCTTGGCTGCCGAACGGCTGCTTGGCTTGCCGCGCTGA
- a CDS encoding DUF5995 family protein — protein MPATPPPPAPIPPVSTFDAVVSALDSVIEWSIAASCRLGYFAALYKRITIAVRTAVTNDVFQDGPRMERFDASFAGRYFDALNGYFHPNQFPRPTRSWQKAFDAADRVDLIILQHMLGGINAHIELDLGITAQKIAPAVKLPKLHDDFNTLNAVLASQVNGVVDDINQLSPELADLYQILAENEIFMINQAVAAMRDSAWRFAILLAVVPGFTRPLTIWVRDRVVAAQADLIYHPPGIIGVIQATLRDIAEKESRDVVRNIQVLDQIASRPAPIRTTL, from the coding sequence ATGCCTGCTACGCCGCCACCTCCGGCGCCCATACCGCCCGTGTCGACATTCGATGCCGTGGTGTCGGCGCTCGACTCGGTTATCGAGTGGTCAATCGCCGCGTCCTGCCGGCTGGGCTACTTCGCCGCGCTGTACAAGCGGATCACGATCGCAGTCCGCACGGCGGTCACCAACGACGTATTCCAGGACGGACCACGGATGGAGCGGTTCGACGCGTCATTCGCGGGCCGTTACTTCGACGCGCTGAACGGTTACTTTCACCCGAACCAATTCCCGCGGCCGACACGCTCATGGCAAAAGGCTTTCGATGCCGCCGATCGCGTTGACCTGATCATCTTGCAGCACATGCTGGGCGGCATAAACGCCCATATCGAGCTGGATCTTGGGATCACGGCCCAAAAGATCGCTCCAGCAGTGAAACTGCCGAAGCTGCACGACGACTTCAACACTCTCAACGCCGTGTTGGCGAGCCAGGTCAACGGGGTAGTCGACGACATCAATCAACTGTCTCCAGAACTGGCCGACCTCTACCAGATCCTGGCCGAGAACGAGATTTTCATGATCAACCAAGCAGTCGCTGCTATGCGTGACAGCGCATGGCGGTTCGCGATCTTGCTCGCAGTGGTACCGGGATTCACTCGGCCGCTTACTATTTGGGTGCGCGATCGGGTGGTCGCAGCCCAGGCAGACCTGATCTACCACCCGCCTGGCATCATCGGCGTGATCCAGGCGACGCTTCGCGACATCGCCGAAAAGGAAAGCCGCGACGTTGTCCGCAACATTCAGGTGCTCGACCAGATCGCGTCGAGGCCCGCGCCGATCAGGACGACATTGTGA
- a CDS encoding cupin domain-containing protein, whose translation MAYLAQPEQQQQLEWLDGGTLAILLDGNATNGQLMVGRFDVSEGEAPPYHKHTREDEVFMLIKGTALLWLDDQEMELSEGGIVFLPKNIPHAYRITSKKADLLMINTPAGIEGMFRYAGRDKATPRPEGFEISPERMAEGADKFGQIILGPPR comes from the coding sequence ATGGCATACCTGGCGCAGCCGGAGCAGCAGCAACAACTGGAATGGCTCGATGGCGGCACATTGGCCATCCTGCTCGACGGCAACGCCACCAACGGCCAGTTGATGGTCGGGCGCTTTGACGTCAGCGAAGGCGAAGCACCGCCGTATCACAAGCACACGCGTGAGGATGAGGTATTCATGCTCATCAAAGGGACGGCGCTGCTGTGGCTCGATGATCAGGAGATGGAGCTGTCGGAAGGCGGAATCGTGTTCTTGCCCAAGAACATTCCGCACGCATACCGCATCACATCCAAGAAGGCCGATCTGCTGATGATCAACACGCCCGCCGGAATCGAGGGAATGTTCCGCTACGCCGGTCGTGACAAAGCGACGCCGCGCCCAGAGGGTTTCGAGATCTCACCGGAACGCATGGCCGAGGGAGCCGACAAGTTCGGGCAGATCATTCTCGGCCCTCCGCGCTGA